One part of the Hydrogenobacter sp. T-2 genome encodes these proteins:
- a CDS encoding TolC family protein yields the protein MIFTLLIISLSRAGELEELIKHALEDSPILKTYKHMKRSSEYREVYSKSLPNPSISLGFNNIPINRPYPSKYEPMSSFSIGISQMYILPVKRERESFTARMEGEVFKLQEELARRELIRDIKLKYLEWLYAKKKEDLLRNILSEIRSIEKLTEENYKLGRASLSDLLSLKAEALRVEREIKNLMEERRLIKTEIDSLVGKNIELRGEEPKIEEIDLKEIDEDKSPYLRVIWAEMERLKAEVERRKVEYLPDLELMAEYMIRPRLDNMFSLKASVSLPLRRSRRENLMVLEKLEDLKAKEQELGKVRLQVKRDINSLRIEEERIRELQSLTEELRREKERELKALQISYSFGKADFRDILRLYRELWELRMNLIELELSKKSLYIRAEVYR from the coding sequence ATGATATTCACTCTCCTTATTATTTCCTTATCCAGAGCGGGAGAGCTTGAAGAACTTATAAAACATGCCCTTGAGGATTCACCAATACTAAAAACTTATAAACATATGAAAAGGTCTTCAGAATACAGAGAAGTATACTCAAAGAGCCTTCCAAACCCGTCTATTTCTCTTGGCTTTAACAACATCCCTATAAATAGACCCTATCCAAGCAAGTATGAGCCCATGAGTAGTTTTTCTATAGGAATAAGCCAGATGTATATACTTCCTGTAAAAAGGGAGAGAGAATCTTTTACTGCAAGGATGGAGGGTGAGGTTTTCAAACTTCAGGAGGAGCTGGCGAGAAGAGAGCTTATAAGGGATATAAAGTTGAAATACCTTGAATGGCTATACGCAAAAAAGAAAGAAGACCTTTTAAGGAACATACTTTCTGAGATAAGGTCTATTGAAAAACTTACTGAGGAAAACTACAAGCTCGGCAGGGCGAGCCTCTCTGACCTTCTTTCTCTAAAGGCGGAAGCTCTCAGAGTTGAAAGGGAAATAAAAAATCTGATGGAAGAAAGGAGGCTTATAAAAACGGAAATTGATAGCCTTGTGGGGAAAAATATAGAGCTTAGAGGCGAAGAACCTAAGATTGAAGAGATTGACCTGAAAGAAATTGATGAAGATAAAAGCCCTTACCTAAGAGTAATATGGGCTGAGATGGAAAGGCTTAAGGCTGAGGTGGAAAGGAGGAAGGTGGAATATTTGCCAGACTTAGAGCTTATGGCGGAATACATGATAAGACCGAGGCTTGACAATATGTTCAGTCTCAAGGCGAGCGTGAGCCTTCCTCTTAGAAGGTCTCGAAGGGAGAACCTTATGGTGCTTGAGAAGTTAGAAGACCTCAAGGCAAAGGAGCAAGAGCTGGGGAAGGTAAGACTTCAAGTCAAAAGGGATATAAACTCGCTAAGGATTGAGGAAGAAAGGATAAGGGAGTTGCAATCCTTAACAGAAGAGTTAAGGAGAGAAAAGGAAAGAGAACTCAAAGCCCTTCAGATTTCCTATTCCTTTGGAAAGGCGGACTTTAGGGACATACTCAGGCTCTACAGAGAACTGTGGGAGCTTAGGATGAACCTTATTGAGCTTGAACTTTCTAAAAAAAGTCTATACATAAGGGCGGAGGTTTACCGATGA
- a CDS encoding efflux RND transporter periplasmic adaptor subunit, translated as MKKALLLIFFVSFLIIPIFLYLKKSSGDHRHEVNVALLSLESEGIRLTLYSKDGTLRVGKNHLTLEVSPEGKLQSLYFYMPPMPGMGEMREDAILKEVGKGRYEGTVNISMAGSWQIVAQVEGRLLKKEVSIPLYGGEGSGTSAEDGIRISPEKLQLIGVQTEEVRKVDLMESFSTIGYVSYDLSRTYEITLRSDAWVLDTFGRFEGELIGVGTPLMKVLSPEVEIAREELKLAKEMGKGELEGIVKERLSYLKAGEVITSPHSGVIIERKVSPGGFVKAGDTAYLIADISKVWVIAEVPQQYAGSVKRGMRVILSPVGSNETFYGRVEYIFPEADKEARTLKVRIDLPRRDLKINQLLEVYFEKPLGNILAVPESAVVDTGRRQVVFVEKEPGLYEPRRVRLGKKAEGYYEVLEGLKEGEKVVVKGTFLLDSEAQLRGFYGQEVRGHEHHH; from the coding sequence ATGAAGAAGGCACTTTTACTTATATTTTTTGTGAGCTTCTTGATAATACCCATTTTTCTATATCTAAAGAAAAGCTCTGGAGACCACAGACATGAAGTAAATGTGGCTTTGCTTAGCCTTGAGTCAGAGGGGATAAGGCTTACGCTTTATTCAAAGGATGGCACTCTCAGAGTAGGCAAGAACCACCTAACCCTTGAGGTCAGTCCAGAGGGGAAACTCCAGAGCCTTTATTTTTATATGCCACCCATGCCTGGAATGGGTGAGATGAGGGAGGATGCTATTCTTAAGGAGGTTGGAAAGGGAAGGTATGAGGGCACTGTAAACATAAGCATGGCTGGTTCATGGCAGATAGTCGCTCAAGTTGAGGGAAGGCTTCTAAAGAAGGAAGTTTCCATACCTCTTTATGGAGGAGAAGGAAGTGGAACTTCTGCTGAGGATGGCATAAGGATAAGCCCAGAAAAACTTCAGCTGATTGGAGTGCAAACAGAGGAAGTGAGAAAGGTTGACCTTATGGAGAGCTTTAGCACCATTGGGTATGTGTCCTACGACCTTTCAAGGACTTATGAGATTACTCTTAGGTCTGACGCATGGGTCTTAGATACCTTTGGAAGGTTTGAGGGAGAGCTTATAGGAGTAGGCACACCTCTCATGAAGGTCTTGAGTCCAGAGGTAGAGATAGCAAGGGAGGAGCTAAAGCTTGCAAAGGAGATGGGAAAGGGTGAGCTTGAAGGGATTGTAAAGGAAAGGCTTTCTTACCTAAAGGCAGGTGAAGTGATAACCTCTCCTCACTCTGGAGTAATCATAGAAAGAAAGGTTTCACCTGGAGGGTTTGTAAAGGCTGGTGATACCGCATACCTAATAGCGGATATATCAAAGGTATGGGTAATTGCGGAAGTGCCTCAACAATACGCAGGAAGCGTAAAGAGAGGTATGAGGGTTATACTAAGCCCTGTGGGAAGCAATGAAACCTTCTATGGTAGGGTGGAATACATCTTTCCGGAGGCGGATAAGGAAGCAAGAACGCTGAAGGTTAGAATAGACCTTCCAAGAAGAGACTTGAAGATAAATCAACTTCTTGAAGTTTACTTTGAAAAGCCCTTAGGAAACATTCTTGCAGTGCCAGAAAGTGCTGTGGTGGATACGGGAAGAAGGCAGGTGGTCTTTGTGGAAAAGGAGCCAGGGCTCTACGAGCCAAGAAGGGTAAGGCTTGGAAAGAAAGCGGAAGGCTACTATGAGGTGCTTGAGGGTCTTAAAGAAGGTGAGAAGGTGGTGGTCAAGGGAACCTTTCTTTTAGACTCAGAAGCACAACTAAGGGGCTTTTACGGACAGGAGGTAAGAGGTCATGAACACCATCATTGA